A single window of Nasonia vitripennis strain AsymCx chromosome 4, Nvit_psr_1.1, whole genome shotgun sequence DNA harbors:
- the LOC100116245 gene encoding condensin complex subunit 3, producing the protein MVQRVYVDKISDIFTAVQYNRTCHQNYMKKLAKYYDKMDFDQFLEEFISNLRIPMCYMEKHPNVENTLQFAAKFAISLQPPQSENEEEYEEMCPLLERLFEFLLAHHEVKEVAVRFRVCYFLNMLLDTMGDNASIDDELCNRILQCMTDRILDKSPKVRAQAAIALHRLQEPNNKECPVIGVYLFHVAKDPSAEVRRVILAKMAKNKKTLDAAIKRTRDVDDSVRKMAYLFISKITVKSLTISQREQLINNGLQDRSDVVKKCVREILIPSWLRYYDQNYINFIKAIDAEHASETASLALGCLFKNAEIPYLIDQLPLDSTKFVPLEQLTSEVVLYWRCLAEFLKTENYTEEFEQILPELTPFCAYIKDFVTLTEARSNKQYEQVTQQFILYQLFEMIKLYDLADELGRRNLKELILETLQTYNCSNKISECIVKYFENVVPDVNDRVALLVEVINEIRMPTRTNLVLPMSDDERHERKMKQSKLAMQLLEIEDLEYAAIQRKDYTEAAVLSKQAASITEEIRNLAKEPEIIESQTPCEEKTDPETMIQCLQIMYYMMQSSTITTLSPTLRTLMESIALPYVSLQNNHEQVLSLALKCVGLCCHSDKDLAKKYFMMYCLYISESTSDDVWIAATEVIFDLLLKFGFEHFDITPDEENNPQNGNKRNRSVRLYSHNDEDINVNDKQIRTVDGSNNVIKVLMALLDNQVENLQSVATEGLCKLILHKRISSHQLISQLLILWHNPSTKSNPTLSQCLCNFFNLYMSKVSESQAILEEAYLPTLKMLANAPEMSPLQEVDALRVSEVIIGLTCCAIHNNYSTHNQLTYTILNEILNPDTEIELDVLIKSLKMLDVQLDGQNLKNDILKALDDAEDLLNGSGEKRLLRYIHQFREKITTNRIDETAQSENPENPGHPNNQEENVENAEEQDQDEDEEEEQDSDGDHEH; encoded by the exons ATGGTTCAGAGAGTTTACGTTGACAAAATCAGTGATATATTCACTGCAGTCCAATACAACCGTACTTGTCATCAGAATTACATGAAAAAATTAGCCAAGTATTACGACAAG ATGGACTTTGATCAATTTCTGGAAGAATTCATAAGTAACCTCAGAATTCCTATGTGCTATATGGAAAAGCATCCTAATGTTGAGAATACATTACAGTTTGCAGCTAAATTTGCTATCAGCCTACAGCCACCTCAGAGTGAAAATGAGGAAGAGTACGAAGAAATGTGTCCCCTTCTTGAACGACTCTTTGAATTTCTTCTGGCACACCACGAAGTAAAGGAAGTCGCG GTGAGATTTCGGGTTTGTTATTTTCTCAATATGCTTTTGGATACCATGGGTGACAATGCATCCATAGACGACGAACTATGTAATCGAATTCTACAATGCATGACTGATAGGATCTTAGATAAATCACCAAAAGTAAGAGCTCAAGCTGCAATTGCACTTCATAGACTTCAAGAGCCAAATAATAAAGAGTGTCCAGTCATTGGTGTGTATTTGTTTCATGTAGCAAAAGATCCTAGTGCAGAAGTAAGAAGAGTAATTTTAGCGAAAAtggctaaaaataaaaaaactctgGATGCAGCCATAAAAAGAACTAGAGATGTTGATGATTCTGTACGTAAAATGGCTTACCTGTTTATTAgcaaaattaccgtaaaatccTTAACGATCTCTCAGAGAGAACAGTTGATCAATAATGGATTGCAAGACAGATCCGATGTTGTTAAGAAATGTGTGAGAGAGATATTGATACCATCTTGGCTTCGTTACTACGATCAAAATTACATCAACtttataaaagctatagaTGCTGAACATGCATCAGAGACAGCCTCGTTGGCATTAGGCTGTTTATTCAA gAATGCAGAAATTCCATATTTGATAGATCAGTTACCTTTGGATAGTACTAAATTTGTTCCACTGGAACAGCTTACTAGTGAGGTTGTATTGTATTGGCGTTGTTTGGcggaatttttaaaaactgaaaattacaCTGAAGAGTTTGAACAAATTTTGCCAGAACTAACACCATTCTGTGCATACATCAAAGACTTTGTCACACTAACAGAAGCGAGATCCAATAAACAGTACGAGCAAGTGACACAACAATTTATCCTGTATCAGTTGTTTGAAATGATTAAATTGTATGATCTGGCTGATGAGTTAGGAAGGAGAAATCTGAAGGAATTGATTTTAGAAACATTGCAAACATACAACTgttcaaataaaattagtgaatgcattgtaaaatattttgaaaacgtGGTGCCTGATGTAAATGACAGAGTCGCCCTTCTAGTTGAAGTTATCAATGAAATAAGAATGCCTACAAGAACAAACCTTGTGCTCCCAATGTCAGATGATGAACGTCATGAAAGAAAAATGAAG caATCAAAACTTGCAATGCAATTATTAGAAATAGAAGATTTGGAGTATGCAGCTATTCAGCGCAAAGATTATACAGAAGCAGCAGTTTTAAGCAAACAAGCAGCTAGCATTACAGAGGAAATAAGAAATTTAGCAAAGGAACCTGAAATTATAGAATCACAAACCCCTTGTGAAGAGAAAACAGACCCAGAGACAATGATACAGTGTCTGCAGATCATGTACTACATGATGCAATCCAGCACAATAACAACTCTATCACCAACTTTAAGAACTCTCATGGAGAGTATTGCGCTACCATACGTCAGT CTCcaaaataatcacgaacaagtGCTGTCCTTAGCGTTAAAATGCGTTGGGCTTTGTTGTCATTCAGACAAAGATTTGGCTAAAAAGTACTTTATGATGTATTGCCTTTACATCTCTGAATCTACCAGCGATGATGTTTGGATAGCAGCAACAGAAGTAATATTTGACTTGTTGCTGAAATTTGGTTTTGAACATTTTGACATAACACCAGACGAAGAAAATAATCCACAAAATGGCAACAAGAGAAATAGATCGGTTCGTTTATATTCCCATAATGACGAAGATATAAATGTGAATGACAAACAAATACGCACTGTAGATGGAAGTAATAACGTTATAAAAGTTCTCATGGCTTTATTAGACAATCAG GTGGAAAATTTACAGTCAGTGGCAACCGAGGGTCTGTGTAAATTGATTTTACACAAAAGGATAAGCAGTCATCAGTTGATATCGCAATTATTGATCTTGTGGCACAATCCATCTACAAAAAGTAATCCAACGTTAAGTCAATGCCTATGCAACTTTTTCAATCTTTACATGAGTAAGGTTTCTGAAAGCCAAGCCATTTTAGAAGAAGCATATTTACCAACATTGAAAATGTTGGCAAATGCACCTGAGATGAGTCCCTTACAGGAGGTTGATGCTCTTAGAGTTAGTGAAGTCATTATTGGACTCACATGTTGTGCTATTCACAACAATTATAGTACACACAATCAACTCACATACActatattaaatgaaattttaaatccGGACACTGAAATTGAGTTGGATGTGCTCATAAAATCCTTGAAAATGCTGGATGTGCAATTAGATGGCCAGAACTTGAAAAACGACATTTTAAAGGCTTTGGACGATGCTGAAGATTTG CTGAATGGTTCCGGAGAAAAAAGACTGCTTAGATACATCCACCAATTCAGGGAAAAAATAACGACCAACCGAATCGACGAAACAGCACAATCGGAAAACCCCGAAAACCCAGGTCACCCTAATAACCAAGAAGAAAACGTTGAAAATGCCGAAGAACAAGACCAGGACGAAGATGAAGAAGAGGAACAAGACAGCGATGGAGACCATGAGCATTGA
- the LOC100116282 gene encoding WD repeat-containing protein 92 has protein sequence MEKLAKPIIISHVEKSLDYSLFDAKWIPCSAKFVVMGSRPRGTGLIQIYELSSGEINLVKSIERPSSIKCGTFKASSLRDRYLATGDFKGKLSIYDLENPSVPVYSANAHNEIINAIDGIGGDTIGCGAPEILTGSRDGTVKVWDSRQKDRPVAIMQPSEGERRCDCWSVAFGNSHTDEDRVVASGYDNGDVKMFDLRAMALRWESNLKQGVCGLEFDRRDIAMNKLVATTLESKIYLFDLRTQHPKKGFAYLVEKAHSSTVWLVRHLPQNRELFVTCGGNGSICLWKYNYPEKRHLTDSEGIEEGVVGSLKLLQNNILSSQPVSSLDWSPDKLGLAVCTSFDQCVRLILTTKLNLY, from the exons ATGGAGAAGCTAGCGAAGCCGATAATAATAAGCCACGTGGAGAAGTCGTTGGACTACTCGCTCTTCGACGCGAAGTGGATCCCGTGCAGCGCCAAGTTCGTGGTTATGGGCTCGCGGCCTCGTGGCACCGGCCTCATACAGATCTACGAGCTGTCGAGCGGCGAGATCAACCTCGTCAAGAGCATCGAGAGGCCGAGCTCCATCAAGTGCGGAACTTTCAAGGCATCCAGTCTCAGGGATCGCTATCTCGCCACCGGAGACTTCAAG GGTAAGTTGAGCATCTACGACTTGGAGAATCCATCGGTGCCTGTGTACAGTGCGAACGCTCACAATGAAATCATCAATGCGATTGACGGCATTGGTGGTGATACCATCGGCTGTGGTGCCCCGGAAATCCTTACGGGCTCGAGGGATGGTACTGTCAAG GTCTGGGACTCACGGCAAAAGGACCGGCCGGTAGCGATAATGCAACCCTCGGAGGGCGAGAGGCGATGCGATTGCTGGTCGGTAGCCTTCGGCAATTCGCACACCGACGAGGATCGTGTCGTTGCCTCGGGCTACGATAACGGCGACGTCAAGATGTTTGATCTCAGGGCGATGGCGCTCAGGTGGGAGAGTAACCTCAAGCAAGGTGTCTGCGGCTTGGAGTTCGACAGGCGAGACATCGCCATGAACAAGCTCGTCGCCACGACTCTCGAATCCAAGATCTACCTCTTCGATCTCAGGACTCAGCATCCGAAGAAGGGATTCGCCTATCTTGTGGAGAAG GCACACTCATCGACGGTGTGGCTGGTTCGTCATCTGCCACAAAATAGGGAACTCTTTGTTACCTGCGGCGGCAACGGTTCCATTTGCTTATGGAAATA CAATTACCCGGAGAAGCGACACCTCACCGACTCCGAGGGTATCGAGGAGGGCGTGGTGGGCAGCTTGAAATTGCTGCAGAACAACATCCTCTCGTCCCAGCCAGTCAGCTCACTCGACTGGAGTCCGGACAAGCTCGGCCTCGCTGTCTGCACCTCCTTCGACCAGTGCGTCCGCCTCATCCTCACCACCAAGCTCAACCTCTACTGA